ATTTGACACAGGATTATTCTCCTTTCACCCACCCCTGGGATTTCTCACATGTTCTGAATCATATCCCACATTTCACCTATTCTCACACCAACCTAAACCTCAGTGCTGGTTCCTTTATCTCTTTGGGTCCAGCAGTGTGATTTAATGCAATGAAATTCTACCtctattcttttttcttttgggcctccttatctcgagagacaatggatacgcgcctggaggtggtcagtggtttgtgaagcagcgcctggagtggctataaaggccaattctagagtgacaggctcttccacaggtgctgcagagaaatttgtttgtcggggctgttgcacagttggctctccccttgcgcctctgtcttttttcctgccaactactaagtctcttcgactcgccacaatttagccctgtctttatggctgcccgccagctctggcgaatgctggcaactgactcccacggcttgtgatcaatgtcacacgatttcatgtcgcgtttgcagacgtctttatagcggagacatggacagccggtgggtctgataccagtggcgagctcgctgcacaatgtgtctttggggatcctgccatcttccatgcggttcacatggccaagccatctcaagcgccgctgactcagtagtgtgtataagctgggggtgttggccgcttcaaggacttctgtgttggagatatagtcctgccacctgatgccaagtattctccgaaggcagcgaagatggaatgaattgagacgtcgctcttggctggcatacgttgtccaggcctcgctgctgtagagcaaggtactgaggacacaggcctgatacactcggacttttgtgttccgtgtcagtgcgccattttcccacactctcttggccagtctggacatagcagtggaagccttacccatgcgcttgttgatttctgcatctagagacaggttactggtgatagttgagcctaggtaggtgaactcttgaaccacttccagagcgtggtcgccaatattgatggatggagcatttctgacgtcctgccccatgatgttcattttcttgaggctgatggttaggccaaattcattgcaggcagacgcaaacctgtcgatgagactctgcaggcactcttcagtgtgagatgttaaagcagcatcgtcagcaaagaggagttctctgatgaggactttccgtactttggacttcgctcttagacgggcaaggttgaacaacctgccccctgatcttgtgtggaggaaaattccttcttcagaggatttgaacgcatgtgaaagcagcagggagaagaaaatcccaaaaagtgtgggtgcgagaacacagccctgtttcacaccactcaggataggaaagggctctgatgaggagccaccatgttgaattgtgcctttcatattgtcatggaatgaggtgacgatacttagtagctttggtggacatccgatcttttctagtagtctgaagagaccacgtctgctgacgaggtcaaaggctttggtgagatcaatgaaagcaatgtagaggggcatctgttgttcacggcatttcccctgtatctgacgaagggagaacagcatgtcaatggtcgatctctctgcacgaaagccacactgtgcctcagggtagacgcactcggccagcttctggagcctgttcagagtgactcgagcaaagactttccccactatgctgagcagggagattccacggtagttgttgcagtcaccgcggtcacctttgtttttatagagggtgatgatgttggcatcgcgcatgtcctggggtactgctccctcgtcccagcacaggcatagcagttcatgtagtgctgagagtatagcaggcttggcactcttgattatttcaggggtaatgctgtccttcccaggggcttttccgctggctagggaatcaatggcatcactgagttccgatttggttggctgtatgtccagctcatccgtgactggtagaggctgggctgcattgaggtcagtctcagtgacagcattctccctggagtacagttctaggtagtgctcaacccagcggtccatctgtttgcgttggtcagtgattatgtcccccgatttagatttgaggggggcgatcttcttgatggttggcccaagagctctcttcatgccatcatacattcctctgatgtttccggtgtctgaggccagctgaatatgactgcataggtgttgccagtagtcgtttgcgcaacgcctagctgttctttgtgcagtacttctggctgctttaagtgctgcggatgttaaatcgctgggggctttcttgtagttcaacagtgcaatgcgcttagcggctatgacaggttccagctcttcattatgagattgaaaccagtctgcatttctcttcgcacttttgccttaggtggtcaaagctgactcatagatggcgtctctgatgtgggcccacttggtctcagcatcccctgtgggagtgttttgaagggctgttacaagtgaatttagaaatttttgtaacagctgtgggtgagaaattctgctcgtgttgatgcgcgggtggcccttctgcttggaatgatgcaacttctttggtctgagtctaaccttgctgcacaccagggagtggtcggtgtcgcagtccacactgtggaagctgcgtgtgatttgaacactgtttaaggcggctcgccttgtgacaatgaggtctagctggtgccaacgacgtgatcttgggtgcctccatgaaacctggtgacagggtttagtgtgaaagaacgagttggtgatgcagaggttatgataggtacataactcaagcagtctctgcccgttctcattcatccttccaacgccatagcgcccaaggcaggagggccatgagtcatggtcggccccaaccctggcattaaagtcccccagcaggaataggtgttcggtgttggggatgctgctaatgatgttatggagttgttcatagaactggtctttagcttcaggtggggagcagagtgttggagcatagatgctgagtaggtgtactggaccagaggtggtgagcagtcggatggacagtatgcgttccgagccatttgagggaggctctatcatgctgagcaaggagtttctgatggcgaagcccactccatgctgtcttggttcttcaggatccctgccctgccagaagaaggtgtagtcttgctctgctagagagccactcgcggggaggtgagtctcctgaagtgctgcaatgtccacattgaatctactgagctcgttgttaatgatggcggtcttccgagaatcgttgatttgtgtaaggtcttctgacaggccaggacacatagttctgacgttccagcttgcaaagcaaagggctggtaccttctttccttttttcatgttgtttggtgcggtgtatcagtccacctttcgggcaatgaccctgaactccaagcacccattgaagcaggcagactgtggcgggacagaaccttattgaccgggggctgcccggtttgaggcgggcggtagctgtccagtgaggtgcaatgacctctcccaccgacaaaggcaacccgtggcgcccagtttctacgccaatttatctggacttataacccgtaactgctgccttccgtgttgttttagtcgctgtgaggcaactatggagtgacctctccatggtgcatgcctgggcaaatttatggaggttgagagttgcccagtcgtcaaaacccccctctcggcctttctggtggggtccaaaggagtgcaggacacgacgtttggcaccagtatggctgcaggaactgccggaaacatgccaaaggtgacacatgaccgcctacggggttccgctccggattttctgttagggtttactcccttagccttggtccctcccgagacgcccacaaggcagtggggttgttggggcccctacacaggtgtaggatggtgccggtgggaggaggggatgcaagggggaggggtagagggagggggtgggggggttgcaggggaagggggtgcggggtgaagatggtgcgagggggggcgggctgggacgggggttgtgagggggtgagctgagagggtggagcagggaaggggacgggggtgggggggtggaaggggggtaaaggggtgggagtgggggggaagctggtgcaggtaataagccatttcctcagtgcccaccatcgacgtccggaaagctcatccacgtccttcgggaggtgaagcagacTTAGAggcgattacatttgctaagggttttttttttgcagtggtttaaataaaggcatgcagcattgccgacagtgcgctgcagatgctctccgagccatctcccgcgggcgctttgaagttgcggccggggggtggggggggggggcgggggcgttcgtggattttttgggtgttcggggcaccttttctcaggacttctctcgggtcccgcagctccttcttcacctcaatggacttaccgcatgccgtggctgcagacactctggactgtgaagacagcaggatcggagattgaagtatcggcagctgtgctcgtcagtttcatccggatcaatttcattgagaaaacaaagagaaaaCAAAAACCTCTATTATCATCTGGATAATGTCACCGTTTCTACCTCGGTcacagactcctacattgaaaaacACAGTCTTTGTCTGATATTGTCCAACATTACAACTGGAGCAGAGTGGGCCAGAGATGGAGTCAGCAGAAGACACAAAGAACACAGGATATGATATGAGATGTGATTCAGCTTCAATTCTGGGAATTCCTCTGTTATTTTCTTTGTTTCAATAATGTAAGTATTATCCTCAGTGGATATTtcatcccattcttcagctcctctctgaatttagtctggatcactgcataaatacacgtgtttgtgcagcagctcaaaaGCAGGAGCATGTAGCTGGTATAGTCTGCGATCATCATCGGCTCATTGAAACCTGTTGAATAATATTGGTTTGTAATTTGGATTAATAGGAAAAATATCACAtacgtcatccataacagtatgaaGTTTCCGGATATAgcgaacagtaaaatgatagattttcttctgctctccatctccggATCACTGTGATCCACGGCATTCCTGGTGCCCCTCAACCTCCTGCggactctactggccactaaaatgtgtccaatggtcagagcattgagcagtaatatCAGGAATGTTGGGAGCAGTGGGGTGAGACAGCGGTCAATCCAGCTAAATGCTACCCATGCAGTTAATGTGTAATACTGCAGCTTTTGATGGCAGCCCCAGGGTATGTTGTCGATTGTAATGTAGGGTTCaaatgtaaagtaccagggaatgtTTTTCAAACAGAACAGCAGACACACAGTTCCTATAactacagctgccgttttctcggtgcaatatttagtcctcagcttctggcaacaaatagtaacaaaacgatcaaaagtgaaagcgactgttaaccagacagaaataTCAGTGGCTGCACGAACCAGGACGGTGTGGAAAGAGCACACAGGGGTGAGAAACAGGAAGGTAGTcgggaaataataatcattaatCCGATTTAACACCACGTCAGTGATAGTGACcaatagatccgctgctgccatggcgaccaggtagtgagtgatacatctggagagaccacactttccccgggacaggatcacaatcgtcatcacATTTACTGCAAAACACAAACGAACAGAAAAAAAAGGATCATCCATCAGGATACAAGGAATGATTCAGGTCCACAGTGTTTAGTATGAAATGTCCTTTACTGCAGGATCATGGGATGGGAACTGGAGTTTACCGCTGCTGGAACTGTGTAATTGAAAAGATTTTGATATGAAATTGCAATGTAATGTATACAGTGTGGAGTAAATAAATTTAAAGAGATACCTTTAGCAAATAACATAGAACGAACCAAGTAGACTTTGTGTGGAATTTGCTCAGAGCTGCTCCCGTTCCACTGTAACATCATCGGACGTGCAGTGGAGAACGGAAGAGCTCTGGGTAAATTTCCAGCCATTGAACTGCTACAAGTAAATTAACAGTGAGATAATAAACTATAAATAATTGCAAGAAGTAACAGTCCAGTGAAAGAACAAATGAACTaatcaaaagaaaacataaaaaaatTAATTGAAAATAAGTAATAAATGGTCAATTATAAATTGGAAGATAAATGATCTAGTAGGGAATCGTGAGAATGAAACCGGCCCAAAATGTGGTAAATGCTAAACGAGGACCGCCAAGAAATTAGATTAAACGGCGGGGTTtggatccgtgaacagcagaggagAGTAGATACCTGGTGAGGGAAATGGCCTAGAGTTGCCAGGTTATATTTTCAGACTAGCGGTAATGAGTAAAGACCGGTGAAAAACAGCTGCCAAACAACATATTACATGGTGAATTGCTGTGGATCAACTCGACCAAATAACAGAAGTTTCTGTTTACAAACCACCGGATGAACATTTCAGATGTTCAGCCGATTTCCCCTCTCTGGAAATTCATCGGCGATTTAAACAACACAATCCCATCTGAATAAAATCCAACAATGGCCGCAAAGTGAAGTTGAGATGTGAGCAGCAACACAACAATATTTCATCCGTTGATCCTCGGAACAGAAGAACTTTCCAAAGTAGACGATAGAAGAAGGACGACAATCCAGACCAGGATGTTGTCACCTCTGATATTGCAGGAAACCTCAGAGGGAGATGGTGGTGGCGATACCAGGAtggctgcaaagatcagtgcaagTGAGACCAGAGGTTTCAGGTAAAACCAGATACCTACCGAGAGTCACCTTCAGAGATAATGAGTAAGAAGGTGTTCCCTCTGAATTGGCCGAATCGCTCTGTAATATTAAACCGGTACATCAGCAATATTGAGAATCCATCTCCCTGGTGTGAAAGACTGTCCTGAAGTCCATCCCAGAGGATCGGGGCAATATATAAACCTGAGCTCCAGAACAAACAATCAACAATATAAGAGATATTCCGAATAGTTTGACTGGGATCCTTGGGATCTGCAGGATATTGTGTCCTTCAACAGTTTAACAATTTGATATAGAAAGAGGGTAAgccggaaagtgagagagagagagaatacaacATGTACCAGAGACATTTCTGCACTGAAGAGACATCCTGAGCAGCTGGTGTCGAAATAATTAACTGTATTCCTCTAGAACTGACTTTGATAATAAACTCTTCGGTGTAAATTCTATCACAGGCGTTTCAGAGTGTATAAGCTTAATTTaattcagtgtttgtgtgtgtgtggttgggtgAGGAGTGAGTGGGACGGGTACCTTTGACACAGAAATGTCGTGGGAAAGTTCTAAGAAAAATGACTGTAGTAATCCGGAATCagagatggtgtgttgcttcccagtCACTGCGAGAGATGGAGGTGAGGCattttcttgaaccgttgcagtccgtgtggtgagacTGCTCCCAATACGTTTTAGTTTCGTTCGTAACTTATTTATCTAAAATATTCTGCCATAAACATTGATCAATCATGCCACCTGTTCGTTATTCAAATAGTCATTGATTTAACAATTGTACCAGTTATTCAATGATTTATTCATTATAGTCCCCGTCTTACTTAGAGTGACAGTTTAAGGAGTCGTGACTCTGAATTAACAATGAATCTAATTATAAAACGATTACAATCATTTATACTTGTTTCTGTTTGTAAATGTTATGCAATGACTGGAAACAAAGCAAACAATGTCCATCGCTCACAGAATCCAACCACCAATGTCGCCTGTTAAGTCTAAAAATGTCATTATAACTGTTCCTTAATGCTTATCGTTTCCCAACTCTCGATTCCTTCAGCCTCAGCGTTCATTGTTCGTGTCATATCCGAAATATAAACATTATAATGTATTTTTCAACTGACATACAAAATTATCATACAGTTTAGCGAGGATACATCTTAACTGAAGTTGGTGCACGATTGAAGCTTTGAATATGATGTTTGACCAGTGTGGTTTCAGGAAATAATTGGCAATACAACAATGTTACCAGCGACCTCAGCACAGAGTTCCTTGAACTTCGCAGTAATACCTAGCTCTGGTAAGTTTCACACACAGTGTCAATATGGGCCTTCACCTTCTGTCGGgaggtggtcactttgacttccgaGTGCACAATTAAATGTGAATTTGCACACAAAGCCCCACAAAATAATAATCTGTTTCGTGATATTCGTTTAGGAGTACTTTGTTCGAAAGAGTACGATAGGAAAGACATCACATCCGGTGGCGCAAATTGTGAGTCAAAAAATACTGATTTGGAAGCTACAGAGTTTGTGAATTTGAGGTTCATATAAAACAGCCTAGGAGTGTCTGTTATTCAACTGTGCAGCATGGCATTAGTACTTCACTGAACTATCAACCTGGAGTTTCAAAAGGGTCTCGAAACCACATCCTCCTGACTCAGAGAGGAGAGGGGAACCACTGAACCACGGCTGTTGCAGTGAAGAGCGATGGAGATAAAGTGACCAGAGAATGTCCACAGGAGAACATTCAGCAAAGGCCCGTGTCGCTGCTGCAGATTAACTGGAACTACTTCATAATCTCATCATATCCCATTCTGTGAATGCTGTTCACATTCTGAAATAAAACCGTAACAGCCCGAGACTATTAATGTAGAAAACCATTGGTGTGttagctggagtttgaaagaacGTTGTCCTATCAATAAATATATCCCAAATGGAAGATGGAGGAACGGCAGTGCATGATATTCTCGTAATTTCCGTAACAGACCTGAAATTAGCAAAATAATCACTTCAAAACGAACAGAGTAAATGAACAGAGAGAGCATTCATCGAGGGAGAGATGGATTTAGACCATCAGTAATACTTCAGAGAGACTTACTGGGAACTCGAAACACGGTAAGAATAACATCAGAAACCATTTGTCCCGATAGAGGTTTCAGTTACACTGATTCCAGTCTTGCGATTAATGTTTCACTCATTTCAGAAGTTCTGATGATCTGGTGATTAACGCAGAGGAATATAAGAACACaagaggaggttattcagccccacAAGCCTTTCCCAACACTCCATTAGACCCTGGCTAATCTGTGCCTTAACTCCATTCATGTCTTGTTTCCATCGTCCTTTATATTCTTAccttaaaaatctatcaatctcagtctttaaaATGTAATTGAGCAAGCAGTAACAGGCTTTAAAGAGAACGAACTCCAGATTTCCGCTATTCCTTCCGTGAAAAATTCTGCTTTCATTCTTAAATGGCataattctaattttaagattattttcCCTTGTTTTCGATTACACGGCGCCAGGAAACAGTTTACTTCCATCTACCCTTCAAATCATATTATCAATTTAAATACTTGGACTGTGTCACCCATCAAAATTCCGAACACAAGGGAACACGGGCTAAGTTTATGGATCCTGTCCTCTGAATTTGATCCTTTCAGCCCTGGTATCAGTCTGTTGAATCTGGGCTGAAACCCCCAGGCCACCCCCGCCCCAACGCCAATACATCTTCCCAGTGGGGCGCTGCcccactgaatgcagtactccagcgggggtctgaccaagactctgtacaactgCATCTCATGCACAGTTTATCATTCATACATCCGAAAGATAAAGGAAAGTAACATTACATTAACATGCATCACCGATCTCTGTCTCCCAGCTCGcaaccggttccgaagaagggtcactgacccaaaacgttaactctgcttctcttttcacagatgctgccagacctgctgaatggttccagcatttcttgtttttatccccgataatctttcaccccttgcttatcagcttaagaatcaatctacctctgccttaaaaatattcaaagattctgcttccaccatatttggaggaagagatttccaaagactcactaccctgtGATGGAAAAATAaaatcctcatctttgtcttaaatggatgaccacttatttttaaacagtgatcccaagttctagattctcccacaagaggaaacattctttccacattcaccctgtcaagacccctcagggtttatgtttcaatcaagctgcctgttactcttctaaactccagcagatacaagcctaaactGTCCAAGCTTTCCTCAGAAGACGACCTGCCCACTCCATTAGTCTAGGAAACCGGctccgaactgcttccaacgcac
The nucleotide sequence above comes from Heterodontus francisci isolate sHetFra1 chromosome 29, sHetFra1.hap1, whole genome shotgun sequence. Encoded proteins:
- the LOC137345858 gene encoding probable G-protein coupled receptor 139, translating into MRVPLSFYPFKMLPPMFQTVMIYYPIIAAIGIPVNVMTIVILSRGKCGLSRCITHYLVAMAAADLLVTITDVVLNRINDYYFPTTFLFLTPVCSFHTVLVRAATDISVWLTVAFTFDRFVTICCQKLRTKYCTEKTAAVVIGTVCLLFCLKNIPWYFTFEPYITIDNIPWGCHQKLQYYTLTAWVAFSWIDRCLTPLLPTFLILLLNALTIGHILVASRVRRRLRGTRNAVDHSDPEMESRRKSIILLFAISGNFILLWMTYVIFFLLIQITNQYYSTGFNEPMMIADYTSYMLLLLSCCTNTCIYAVIQTKFREELKNGMKYPLRIILTLLKQRK